The proteins below are encoded in one region of Rhododendron vialii isolate Sample 1 chromosome 7a, ASM3025357v1:
- the LOC131332014 gene encoding heavy metal-associated isoprenylated plant protein 2-like encodes MILKTEMKVDIHCQKCITTVFMSATKLIGIDEISVDSEKGIVTVIGEVDPRRVADQISKTGKIVNIISVGPPKKPEPKTEKKCPEVIFPWSWCPPPCPPPCPPPCPPPCPPRC; translated from the exons ATGATATTG AAAACAGAGATGAAGGTCGACATTCACTGCCAAAAGTGCATTACTACGGTATTCATGTCTGCTACTAAGCTAATAG GAATTGATGAGATATCTGTGGACAGTGAGAAGGGTATTGTGACTGTAATTGGAGAGGTTGATCCAAGGAGAGTCGCAGATCAGATCAGCAAGACTGGAAAGATAGTAAATATCATCAGTGTTGGTCCACCAAAGAAACCAGAGCCTAAAACAGAAAAGAAGTGTCCAGAAGTAATTTTTCCATGGTCCTGGTGCCCGCCCCCTTGCCCGCCCCCTTGTCCGCCCCCTTGCCCGCCCCCTTGTCCGCCCCGTTGTTAA